The Flavobacterium psychrotrophum region TACAGTAGTTTCTTCTTAAACATTTTAATTATAAGTATCTGTGATTTTATTGTATTACACCTCCTAAAGCTTTGTACAACTGTACCTGTGCCCTTGCATTTGAGAGCTGTATATCCACATAATCGAGTTCCGCTTGTAGCTTGTTTTTCTGGGCGCTTATTATTTCGAGATAATTGGCATAACCGCTAAGATACAATTCATTGGCTACATCTACAGCTACTTCAAGGTGCTCAATTTCGTTGTTTTTGAAGTCAAGAACTTCTTCAAAAGCCGATGTACGGTACAGTAACGCGCTCAATTCATTAAAGGCAGTAGTGACCGAGTTTTGGTAATGGTAAAACGCTATCTGCTGCTGTTTTGTAGCCACGAGGAACTGCTGTTTTATCCGCCCTTTATTAAAAACCGGAGCTGTAATGCCTCCCAGAAGCTGCCAGGCCAATGAACCAGCATCAAACAAAGTAGGCAATGAAAAAGAGTTTACACCTGCATAACCGCCTAATGTGAGCTTCGGGAAAAATGCGGCGCGTGCCGATTTTGCATCGGCGTGTGTGGCAGAAAATTCAAAATAGGCTTCTCTTACATCGGGCCTTTTGTGGATAATGGTATCTACATTTACCTGCTGGTTCAGCACCTCTAAATGTCCCGATAAAAAGTCTGCACTTCGGTCCAATGTCCCCCCGTATTCACCTAAGAGAGTCAGTAGTGCTTTTTCTGTCTGGTTTATGTTAAGGTCTATTTGCCTGGCTTGGGCAAGTATGTTGCTATTCTGGGCTTCAAACTGTTGTACTGCAAGCTCCGTAGCCTTACCAACCGAACGTTGTGCGGAAACGATGTCAAGTGCATGCTGTTGGGTTTCCAGGTTTTGCTTATAGATAACGGCTTGCTTATCCAGTGCAATAAGCTTAAAATATAGATTGGCTACATCCGTCAGCAGTTTCGCCTGCAACAATTTCATCCCCGCTTCAGATGCCAAGTAGCGCTGCAAAGCGGCGCGTTTTTTATTACTGAGCCTTCCCCATAGATCGGCTTCCCACGATACCCTTCCGCCAAGAAAATAGTTTGGGGTTACATCAGTAGCAATCCGCTGGCTGGGTGAAATATTCTGCGAAAAGTTAGTATCGTAGTTCCCTACACCCTCCATGGTATATTTACCATAATGGCTACCTGATGCATCGGCAACAATATCAAGCGAGGGTAACAATGCCATTTTTGCTACTTTTAGGTGCGAATTGGCTATCAGTATACGTTCCTGCATAACCAGGTAGTCCGGGTTCTCGCTTAGCGCCTTTTGTAATAACGCCTCTAATTTAGGGTCTTTGAAATAGCCGGTAACCGTAACCGGTATATAATCCGGTTTATCCGCTACCTCATCAAAACGTGGTATATCCAGTTTTTCAGGCAAAGGTTTTACTTCCTGCTGTTGAGCAATTTTAGGTACAGAACAACCTGTAAATAATGCTATTAGCAGTATTAATGGGAAGTATTTAACAGTATATATATAGGGTGATTTTGTCATGGTTATTTTTTAAAGGTATTTTCCAATTTTGCAAAAACAATGTAAAGTCCGGGTATGATAATCAGCCCGAAGACAGTACCGATGAACATACCCCCGGCAGCCGCAGTACCGATAGAACGGTTACCTACAGCTCCGGCTCCCGATGCAATACAAAGCGGTATAAGCCCTGCAATAAAAGCAAAAGAAGTCATAAGTATAGGCCTGAAGCGCAGCTTAGCCCCTTCAATAGCCGATTCGGCTATACCAAAACCTTCTTTAGCACGGGCAATGGCAAATTCTACAATTAGTATGGCATTTTTTGCCAACAGGCCAATGAGCATTACCAGTGCCACCTGTGCATAAATATTATTATCGAGGCCTACAGCAATCAGGGCCAGGTATGAACCAAATATACCTACCGGAAGGCACAATAATACAGGGAATGGCAGGAGCAGGCTTTCATACTGGGCAGCCAGCAAGAGGTATACGAACAATACACACAAGCCAAAAATATAGGTAGTCTGGTTGCCCGAAAGGATTTCCTCACGTGTCATTCCGCTCCATTCCACACTAAAACCCCTTGGCAGTTTTTCTGCAGCGATACGCTCTACTGTGGCAATGGCATCGGCGTTACTAAAGCCTTCGGCAGGTTCACCGTTTATCATGGCCGATGTGTACATGTTATAGCGCGTAAGCACTTCGGGGCCATACACCCTTTCAAGGCTAATGAATGTAGAAAAAGGCACCATTTCTCCCTTGTCATTTTTTACATACATATCTAAAATGCTTTCCGGTGCGCTCCTGAACTGCGGGCTGGCCTGTACCATTACCTTATACATTTGTGAGAAACGGATAAAATTAGTCGCGTAATATGACCCCAGCATGGTTTGCAGTGTAGACATGGCATTGTCTACCGATACCCCTTTTTTAGCCGCCATATCATAATCAATATGGATAAGGTATTGTGGAAAGGTGGCATCAAAGCTGGTAAAGCTTTTTTCTATTTTAGGGGAAGCGCTTAGCTCGCGGATAAAGTTTTTGGTAACCAGGTCGGTATTTTCAATACTGCCTCCTGATTTATCAAGCAGCCTGAGTTCAAAACCACTGGCATTACCAAAACCCGGAACGGTAGGCGGTGCGAAAACTTCTATCTGCGCATCGGTTATGCTGCCTGTTTTATCATTAAGCTGCTGTATTAAATCAGTAACCGATATACTGCGCTCACTCCAGTCTTTAAGGTTTATCATGGCCATGCCGTAAGACGCTCCGGCTATCTCGGTTACTATACTATAGCCCGCCAGGGTGGTTACATTATCTACTCCCTGTATTTGCTGCGCTATGGCAGTAACCTCATCAAGCACCTTTTCGGTACGCTCTACCGTGGCGCCCTGCGGTGTGGTAACACTTACATACACCATGCCCTGGTCTTCCGCCGGTATAAAGCCCGACGGCAAAACCGAACCTACCCCCCAGGTAAGCAAACAAAATACTACAAGCAAGCCTATGGTTACTACAGTCCGTGTGGCAAATTTTGTTAGTAATGATGTGTATTCGTTGATAATGCGGTCGAACCCGTTATTAAACCCATTAAAAAAACGGCTTATTAACGATGTTTTCTTTGCATCAGGGTTATGTGGTTTTAATATTATAGCACAAAGAGCCGGTGTTAGTGTAAGCGCGTTAATACCCGATATTACAATGCTGATAGCAAGCGTTAAGGAAAACTGCCTGTAAAACACCCCAACCGGCCCGCTAAGGAATGCTACCGGTACAAATACCGCTGCCATAACTATTGTAATGGCCACAACGGCACCGGCTATTTCTTTCATGGCACTAATGGTTGCAGGTAACGGAGCCATGTGTTCTTCCGATATTTTTACGTGCACGGCTTCTACCACCACAATAGCGTTATCTACCACAATACCTATAGAAAGCACCAGTGCGAATAGCGTAAGCAGGTTGATACTAAAGCCAAGCATAGCCATAAAGGTAAAAGAACCTATAAGCGCTACCGGAACGGCAAGTACGGGTATGAGTGTGGAACGCCAGTCCTGTAAAAACAGGAATACCACAAAGCCTACAAGCAGGAAGGCTTCTACAAGTGTGTGCAGCACCTCATCTATAGAAGCATCAAGGAAGCGCGAAACATCATACGCTATATTGTAATCCATACCCGGAGGGAATGATGTTTGCTTCAGTTCGGCCATTTTAGATTTTATACTGGCAATAACGTCTGAGGCATTAGAACCCGGACGTTGTTTTATCATTATAGAGGCCGAAGGCTTACCGTCTGTTTTAGAAACCATGCCGTAGCTCATGGCACCAAACTCAATGTTAGAAATGTCTTTCAGTTTTAGTATAGTCCCATCGGCATTGGCCTTTATTGGTATCTCCTTATATTGTTCGGGCTCAAAAAACTTACCGCCGTATTTAATTACATACTGCAGTTCGTTGTTCATTTGCCCGGAACTTTCGCCCACTTTACCGGGCGCTGCCGATATGTTTTGTTTTTGTAGTGAGGTTATAACTTCATTAGCCGAAATACTATAGGCATGCATTTTTTGCGGGTCGAGCCATACCCGCATAGAGTATTCTTTCTGACCCATAATTTCAGCACGTCCCACACCGTCTATACGCTTTAGTTCCTGAAGTACATTTATATCGGTAAAATTGTAAATAAACTGCTCGTCCTGTATTTTATCTGTGCTGGTAACATTAAGGTACATCAACATGCTGTTTACCTCTTTTTCGGTGGTAACACCGGCACGTATAACTTCTTCGGGTAATTCATCCAGTATAGTGGTAACACGGTTTTGCACGTTAACAGCTGCAAGGTCAGGGTCGGTACCCACTTCAAAAAATACCTGTATCAGGGTAAGCCCGTCGTTACTGGTTACGGTAGACATATACGTCATACCCGGTACGCCGTTTATAGCCCTTTCAAGTGGCAGGGCAACGGCGTTAGCCGATACTTCGGCATTAGCGCCGGTATATTTTGCTGTTACTGTTACCGATGGCGGCACAATATCGGGGAACTGTGTTATGGGTAGCCCGGCTAATGCCAGTACGCCAAGGAGTACCAGTATTACCGAGATAACCAAAGACAATATCTTTCGTTTGATAAATAGTTCTATCATGTTGTTTTCTCTTTCTTCAGGTTGTGTAAATGGATAATTTTAAGATGCTTTTCGGGTGGCTGCGTCTTTGACGTTTACCTTATCGCCATCGCGAAGCGACTGCGTGCCTTCCTGTACAATACGGTCATTGGCTTTAAGGCCTTTGTCTACAATGTAAATACCGTCCAGCGTACCACCTATGGTAATGTTGGCCATCTTTACCGTATTGTCTTTGTTCAGAAGAAAAACAAATTGCTTATCCTGTATAGAGAAAACAGATTTTTGAGGAATTAATATAACATTCTTACGGGGTTCGGATATGATAAGTTTCCCCGAGGTACCATGTTTTATAAAGCCGTTGGGGTTACTAAACTTTGCTTTGTATTGTATAGAACCGGTCTGTCGGTCGATATCGCCATCGGCAGTACGCATTTCTCCTTTTTTCTCATACAGCATACCATTGGGCAGTATCAGCTGTATGTCGCGCTGCCTTGCTAGGCTGTTTTCCTTCATCATCTGGAAATAGATATTTTCAGGGATGGAAAAGTAAGCGTACACATCATCAAGCTGTGAAACATTGGTTAGCAATGCACCGTTTTCTATCAGGCTCCCTTCTTTGTAGGGTAAGCGGTCAATAATGCCGTCAAAAGGAGCTGTAATATTGGTAAAGCTTACCTGCTGGCTTATGGCTTTTCGCTCTGCTTCTGCCTGTGCAAGTTTTGCTGCGGCTGCATCATGCCTGGCTTTGGCAAGTTCAACTTCCTTATCAGCAATAACTTTTTTGTCAAACAGGGTTTGTGCCTGTTCCAGTTCTACTATTGCAATACGTTTATTAGCCAGCATGTTTTTGTATACCGCATCGGCTTTAAGCAACTGAATTTGCAGTTCAACATCGCTAATCTTAAAAAGAGGCTGCCCTTTTTTTACCTTTTGGCCTTCGCTCACTAAGACTTTCTCAAGCAGGCCGGAAACGCGGGCGTGTATTTCTACATTATTTCGCGCGTGTATATCGGCTACAAAGCGGTTAGATACTATGGTATCTTTTTGTATTACATTATAAACGGGTACTGTTTTAACTTCAGCTTTTTTTCTCTTTGCCTTATCCCCGCACGAAAGTAGCATAAACAGGGATAAAACACATATCAGGTGTTTTTTAATGAGGTTCATATAGTAGGTAATGACTGTAACCGCATAGTGTTGCGGTACAGAATTATAGTAAGTGAGAATGATTCGGTATTTGAGTTAAATAATCACCTAAAAACCTAACCGGTTATTAACAGGAAGGGTTATTAGATTTAACAACGCTATTGATTATTTACAAAAATCTCCTAACTCAAAACAACTGGTAAAGGTGAAGATGCGTATGGCGTGCAATATGATAAAGCACCGTAAGCCCATAGTTGCGGGTATCATGGTACTGCCTTACTAATATAAACTCGCTTTTATAGATATTTGGCTGTGCTGTTGTTTCTAACTGCGTTGCCTTTTTTTTCATTTCGACTTTACGAAATGATTTTATCTTTTGGTTCTTTTTAGATTTAAGAAATGAGAAACCGGAACTATTTTTTAAGGGAACAATACGTAAAACACTTGACGTAGGTTTTACAAAACGTTCGGGAGAGGCCTTTTTAAATATAGATACAGGCTTACCTGCAGATATCCCCGTAAAGGAAAGCAACAGCCCTAATATCAAATAAAAAAACCTTAAACCTCTCATTAGTAGTTTCTGTTATAAATAGATTTGAATGTTAGATAATAGTGGAATTTCCAAATATACAATATTGTCAAGCCTGAAATGAAACATTTTAACAAAAAACAACTTTTTAAAAACGAAAATGGCTGGTATCTGGAATGAGTAAAAATCATTTTAAAGCTGTGTACTTTGTTACATTTATGATTTATTTAGCCTAATGTCCTGAAGTTTTTGCGTAAATTGTAATCAATCACCAAATATTATACTATATATTATACTATGCTATTTAAAAAACTTTTCCCGCTACTAATCGTCTTTATCTTATTCTCCTGTGATAATAAAAAGGAACAAGAACTTATAAACCGGGAAAAGGCACTTTTGGAGCGTGAAAAGCAATTTTCAGATAAAGAGGCTGATTACCAGTCTCTTTTAAAAATAAGGGATAGCCTTTCAAGCATTACGGCAGTTAAAGATACTCTCGTAAAAAGTATTACTTGGCCGGACAGTCTTCAGGTATTCTGGAACAGTAAAATGGTTTGCAGGGAATCAAACTGCAATAATTATGTAATTGGCGACCAGCGCAATGAAGTGTGGCAATTTATATCTGATTCCACCGGAACGTATGCCAACGTCATCAACAATAACAAACTCATCCGTGTGTTTAAAGGACAATATGTGGACAACAAAATTATACTTGATTTTGCAACTGACAGTACAGCGAAAAGTAATATGAAGGTGAATATAGTGTTGGATGACCTAAAGAAAAATGTCATTAAAGGCATACAAACTATTAGCAGCCAAAACAACTGTAAAGCTACTTTTTCTGTTGAACTTACTCCATCCCCTAAAAAATAATTTATGCTGCTTAGTATACACCACGTCACTTTTCCAATTGAGGATCCACTACTCAAATTCTTAATAGAGCTTATCATCATACTCTGCATCCCCCTTTTGCTCAATAAGATTAAAGTGCCACATTTGCTTGGGCTTATTATTGCCGGGGCTGTAATCGGCCCCAACGGCTTCAATGTGCTTTCAAGAGACAGCAGTGTAGTGGTTACCGGTACCACAGGATTGTTGTATATCATGTTCCTTGCAGGCCTGGAAATTGATATGGGGGACTTCAAGAAGAATAAATGGAAGAGCTTAACGTTTTCAATCTATACTTTTGCTGCGCCATTCGTATTGGGCTTTTTGGGCGGCTACTACATCTTGCATTTTTCTATTTTAACCTCTGTGTTGTTTGCCAGCTTGTTCTCATCCCATACACTCATCGTATATCCTATGGTAAACAGTTTAGGTATAGCTAAAAACCTTTCGGTTAATATAACCGTGGGTGGCACTATGATTACCGATGTATTGTCGTTATTAGTTTTAGCCGTTGTGGTAGGAATGTCCCAAGGCGAAGTAGGTACTTCTTTTTGGGTACAGCTTTCAGCCTCTATGGCGGTGTTCACGTTGATTGTACTTCTGGTCTTCCCGATTATTGCACGCTGGTTCTTTAAAAATGTGGAGGACAAAATATCGCAGTATATTTTTGTTATAGTCATGATTTATATGGCAGCACTGCTGGCAGAGCTTGCCGGTATTGAAGCAATCATTGGGGCATTCTTTGCCGGGCTGGCACTTAACAGGCTTATCCCGCATACTTCTTCCCTTATGAATCGCGTGGAGTTTGTAGGTAATGCCATTTTTATCCCCTTTTTCCTGATAAGTGTTGGGATGCTGATTGATTTTAATGCATTTATACAAAGTTGGGAAACCCTGGGTGTTGCGGGCATAATGCTTGTGGCATCAATTGGGGGTAAGTATCTTGCTGCGATGCTAACCAAAAAAACTTTCCGACTGACAAACGATGAAGGGCAGCTGATTTTCGGGATGAGTGCCGCATCGGCAGCAGCCACACTGGCATCAGTGATGGTTGGGTATAATATCATCATATCGGAGAATGAAGCAGGGGAGCCCATCAGGTTGCTGAACGAGCATGTGTTGAATGGCAGCATTCTTCTAATACTTATATCCTGTACGGTTTCTTCATTTGTAGCTATGGCCAGCGCCCAACGTATCGCTGAAGCAGATAAGGACAATACGGTATCCGGAAAAAGCGAGGAAAAAGAAAAAATCCTACTGGCTATAAACCACACTACTACAGTTGAAAAATTAGTGAACTTGGGACTATTGGTTAAGACAATCACTAATAAAGACCGCCTTTTCGGTATTAACGTAATTAATGAAGAAGCCAATGAATCCTCTGCAAAAAATGCCGAAAAGATATTGGGCGCGGCCGTAAATATGGCCTCGGCCGCTGACGTAAAGCTAAATGCCATTACCCGCCATGATAATGATGTGGTCAGTGGCATTAACAATGTAATTAAAGAACAGGGCATTACCGACCTTATCATTGGGCTTGAGGATGAAAAAGGTTTTTCTACTGCTTTTACCGACAACCTCTATAACGGATATTTACGCAATAAAAATGCTAATGTAATTGTATATCACGCCGTGCAGCCGGTATCAACCATTAAAAAATACATAGTGCTTGTTCCTGCCAATGCCGAAAAAGATGCTGGTTTCTTCCACGCAATGCTCCGAATATGGAATATAGGGCGAAATTCAGGTGCTTCCATGATTTTTTATGGAAGTAGCAGTACCCTGGATATTTTAAAGCGCATTATAAAAAAGGCAAATATTGAAGCTAAATTCAACGCCGTTACAACATGGCAACAGGCTCAAGAAGCAGCTTATAATTTGGGAGATAATGAAGGTTTGATCGTAATGATGGCAGACAGGGGCATGTACTCTTATTTCCCACAGATGCGCGCAGTCCCCGAATTGCTGAATCAAAAATTAAATGGCCATAATTATATGCTTATTTACCCATTCTCCAAAACTTATAAAACTATAACAGAAAAAAGAGCTGTTAGTAATCATCATGATTTTGCCGAAATAGGAAAAGTTATTGGAAAGATATTTAAATAACCAAAGCCATTGTCTTCCAGTGGCTTTGGTTGACTTTGTGTGGAGTGTCATGGATCACAGTCGAACACCTTGCTCCAATTTTGACGTTTTTTGAAACTTTAAAATAAGTATAAATATGAACTCAATTACTCCATTGTCTTCCAATGACGTTGTTTGTCATCTATAAAGTGTTTGTATTACAATTGAACATTTAGTCCCAATTTTAAAGTCGATATAATTATAAAGTAAATCGCTTTATTCTTCCTCCCCACTATTCATAGCCTTCATAAGTAATGAATAGGCATTTTTAACTACAAGTTTAGATGAAACAGTAATTGTTTCCGACTCAAATTGTTTAAAGCCATCCTGTAAAATACCCGTTTTTACTGCTATCATGGTGTAGCTACCGTTACCCTTGTCCTCAAAAACATAGCTTTTGCCTTGCCAGTCTACAATGGCTTCTTGCGGTAAGGCCAATTGCTTTTTATTTTTTATGTGAATATTGGCGTTTACAAATAATCCCGGAATAAATACAACATCATAGCGGTAAAGTTTTGCAGTTACAACCGCTGCACGATCGGCATTCAGGCTATGGTTTATAAACTGAATTTTGGCAGTGTATTTCTTCTCCGGGTTATCGTTGCTGTATACGTCAAGCTGCTGTCCGGTTTTAAGATATTGCACGTCTTTCTCAAAAGCATTAAAAGTCAGCATCACATCATTCATATCAGTCAGCTCAAAAAGCATCTCTGTTGGCGCTACATACTTACCTACATTCACATTGACCTTAGAGACTAATCCGCTTACAGGAGATAAGATACTTATTGATTTACTTATATTGGCTGAAGTCAGCCTGCTAACATTTACACCCAATAGTTCAAGCTTTTGCTTTAAGGAAGCTGTGGCAATACGCTGGGTTTCACGCTCGGCGCTAATTTGCTCAAAAAGCTTATCGCTGCTGGCCTTTTTGGCATTCAGTTCCTTTTGGCGTGTGTACTCCATTTCTGCCACATTAAACAGCTCTTTAGCTGTAAGATAGTCTTGCTGTAGTTGAATGTACTGCATGTCTTCAATTATTGCTAAAACCTGTCCTTTCTGAACATGCATGCCGGGTTGAACATTCGTTTTTCGGATATATCCGCCTAAAGGAAAGGTTACATTTACCAAACTTTGCGGAGGTACAGTAACCTCTCCCTGCAACTGCACGGTACCGCTCAGTTCCTTTTCTTCTGGAGAACCAACAACTATTCCGGCATTCTTTGCCTGCTCTGGGGTTAGGGTTACAATATTGGGAGCCGAGGCTTGTGTTGTTTCTGCTTTAGTTTCCGTTTCTTCTTTTTTACCACACGATACCAAAGCCAGTATCGCAGCGGTTACTATTATATACTTTTTCATTTGTTACAGGTTTGTAAGGGTTTGCAGTGCTATCACTGCTTTGTTATAATTATTTACGGTGTCCAGGTATTCATTTTTTATGGTAATGGCCTGGTTTACCACCACTACCCATTGCAGGTAGTCTATATCACCATTGCCCAATTGGTCGTTTGCCGCATTGATAATGGTTTGCGCATTGGCAAGCCCCTCGTT contains the following coding sequences:
- a CDS encoding TolC family protein → MTKSPYIYTVKYFPLILLIALFTGCSVPKIAQQQEVKPLPEKLDIPRFDEVADKPDYIPVTVTGYFKDPKLEALLQKALSENPDYLVMQERILIANSHLKVAKMALLPSLDIVADASGSHYGKYTMEGVGNYDTNFSQNISPSQRIATDVTPNYFLGGRVSWEADLWGRLSNKKRAALQRYLASEAGMKLLQAKLLTDVANLYFKLIALDKQAVIYKQNLETQQHALDIVSAQRSVGKATELAVQQFEAQNSNILAQARQIDLNINQTEKALLTLLGEYGGTLDRSADFLSGHLEVLNQQVNVDTIIHKRPDVREAYFEFSATHADAKSARAAFFPKLTLGGYAGVNSFSLPTLFDAGSLAWQLLGGITAPVFNKGRIKQQFLVATKQQQIAFYHYQNSVTTAFNELSALLYRTSAFEEVLDFKNNEIEHLEVAVDVANELYLSGYANYLEIISAQKNKLQAELDYVDIQLSNARAQVQLYKALGGVIQ
- a CDS encoding efflux RND transporter permease subunit; this encodes MIELFIKRKILSLVISVILVLLGVLALAGLPITQFPDIVPPSVTVTAKYTGANAEVSANAVALPLERAINGVPGMTYMSTVTSNDGLTLIQVFFEVGTDPDLAAVNVQNRVTTILDELPEEVIRAGVTTEKEVNSMLMYLNVTSTDKIQDEQFIYNFTDINVLQELKRIDGVGRAEIMGQKEYSMRVWLDPQKMHAYSISANEVITSLQKQNISAAPGKVGESSGQMNNELQYVIKYGGKFFEPEQYKEIPIKANADGTILKLKDISNIEFGAMSYGMVSKTDGKPSASIMIKQRPGSNASDVIASIKSKMAELKQTSFPPGMDYNIAYDVSRFLDASIDEVLHTLVEAFLLVGFVVFLFLQDWRSTLIPVLAVPVALIGSFTFMAMLGFSINLLTLFALVLSIGIVVDNAIVVVEAVHVKISEEHMAPLPATISAMKEIAGAVVAITIVMAAVFVPVAFLSGPVGVFYRQFSLTLAISIVISGINALTLTPALCAIILKPHNPDAKKTSLISRFFNGFNNGFDRIINEYTSLLTKFATRTVVTIGLLVVFCLLTWGVGSVLPSGFIPAEDQGMVYVSVTTPQGATVERTEKVLDEVTAIAQQIQGVDNVTTLAGYSIVTEIAGASYGMAMINLKDWSERSISVTDLIQQLNDKTGSITDAQIEVFAPPTVPGFGNASGFELRLLDKSGGSIENTDLVTKNFIRELSASPKIEKSFTSFDATFPQYLIHIDYDMAAKKGVSVDNAMSTLQTMLGSYYATNFIRFSQMYKVMVQASPQFRSAPESILDMYVKNDKGEMVPFSTFISLERVYGPEVLTRYNMYTSAMINGEPAEGFSNADAIATVERIAAEKLPRGFSVEWSGMTREEILSGNQTTYIFGLCVLFVYLLLAAQYESLLLPFPVLLCLPVGIFGSYLALIAVGLDNNIYAQVALVMLIGLLAKNAILIVEFAIARAKEGFGIAESAIEGAKLRFRPILMTSFAFIAGLIPLCIASGAGAVGNRSIGTAAAGGMFIGTVFGLIIIPGLYIVFAKLENTFKK
- a CDS encoding efflux RND transporter periplasmic adaptor subunit is translated as MNLIKKHLICVLSLFMLLSCGDKAKRKKAEVKTVPVYNVIQKDTIVSNRFVADIHARNNVEIHARVSGLLEKVLVSEGQKVKKGQPLFKISDVELQIQLLKADAVYKNMLANKRIAIVELEQAQTLFDKKVIADKEVELAKARHDAAAAKLAQAEAERKAISQQVSFTNITAPFDGIIDRLPYKEGSLIENGALLTNVSQLDDVYAYFSIPENIYFQMMKENSLARQRDIQLILPNGMLYEKKGEMRTADGDIDRQTGSIQYKAKFSNPNGFIKHGTSGKLIISEPRKNVILIPQKSVFSIQDKQFVFLLNKDNTVKMANITIGGTLDGIYIVDKGLKANDRIVQEGTQSLRDGDKVNVKDAATRKAS
- a CDS encoding cation:proton antiporter; translated protein: MPHLLGLIIAGAVIGPNGFNVLSRDSSVVVTGTTGLLYIMFLAGLEIDMGDFKKNKWKSLTFSIYTFAAPFVLGFLGGYYILHFSILTSVLFASLFSSHTLIVYPMVNSLGIAKNLSVNITVGGTMITDVLSLLVLAVVVGMSQGEVGTSFWVQLSASMAVFTLIVLLVFPIIARWFFKNVEDKISQYIFVIVMIYMAALLAELAGIEAIIGAFFAGLALNRLIPHTSSLMNRVEFVGNAIFIPFFLISVGMLIDFNAFIQSWETLGVAGIMLVASIGGKYLAAMLTKKTFRLTNDEGQLIFGMSAASAAATLASVMVGYNIIISENEAGEPIRLLNEHVLNGSILLILISCTVSSFVAMASAQRIAEADKDNTVSGKSEEKEKILLAINHTTTVEKLVNLGLLVKTITNKDRLFGINVINEEANESSAKNAEKILGAAVNMASAADVKLNAITRHDNDVVSGINNVIKEQGITDLIIGLEDEKGFSTAFTDNLYNGYLRNKNANVIVYHAVQPVSTIKKYIVLVPANAEKDAGFFHAMLRIWNIGRNSGASMIFYGSSSTLDILKRIIKKANIEAKFNAVTTWQQAQEAAYNLGDNEGLIVMMADRGMYSYFPQMRAVPELLNQKLNGHNYMLIYPFSKTYKTITEKRAVSNHHDFAEIGKVIGKIFK
- a CDS encoding efflux RND transporter periplasmic adaptor subunit; the protein is MKKYIIVTAAILALVSCGKKEETETKAETTQASAPNIVTLTPEQAKNAGIVVGSPEEKELSGTVQLQGEVTVPPQSLVNVTFPLGGYIRKTNVQPGMHVQKGQVLAIIEDMQYIQLQQDYLTAKELFNVAEMEYTRQKELNAKKASSDKLFEQISAERETQRIATASLKQKLELLGVNVSRLTSANISKSISILSPVSGLVSKVNVNVGKYVAPTEMLFELTDMNDVMLTFNAFEKDVQYLKTGQQLDVYSNDNPEKKYTAKIQFINHSLNADRAAVVTAKLYRYDVVFIPGLFVNANIHIKNKKQLALPQEAIVDWQGKSYVFEDKGNGSYTMIAVKTGILQDGFKQFESETITVSSKLVVKNAYSLLMKAMNSGEEE